Sequence from the Catenuloplanes indicus genome:
AGGTACTCGTTGAGCTCGCGTGCCTTGCCGACCAGGAACGGCGGCCGGTCACCGGCGGAGTCGATCAGGATGTACGGGTCCTTGGACAGGCAGCCGCCGCCGACGTACCCGGGCTTGGCGATGTCCGGCCGCGGGTAGTCCACGTTCGTGGCCCGGATGACCTCCAGCGGGTCCAGCCCGTGCCGCTCCGCGATCAGCGCGATCTCGTTGCCGAACGAGTAGATCAGGTCGGTGTGGCAGTTGTTGGTCAGCTTGACCAGCTCCGCCGTCTCCAGGCCGGACACGGTCTGGATCGTCTGCGCCAGCCCGGAGAAGAACTCCACGCCGGCCGCCAGCGACGCGTCGTCCAGGCCGCCGATCACCTGCGGCAACTCGACCAGTTCGCGCAGCGCCTGACCCTGGATGGTGCGTTCCGGCGCCATCACCAGCTTGACGTCGTCGCCCCACGCGGCCTGCAGCTCCGGCAGCACCACGTTGCGGGACGTGCCGACCGGCACGGTGCTGCGCACCACGACCAGCGTGCCCGGGCGGCAGGACGCGGCGACCCCGCGCGCGGCCGCGGCCAGGTTAGCCAGGTTCGGGCGGCGGGTGATGTCGTCGACCGGCGTGGACACGCTGATCACCGCGACCTCGACGTCGGACGGCAGCTCCGTGGAGACGAAGATGTCCTTGCCGATCCGGTTCGCGAAGATGTCGTCGATGCCCGGCTCGAAGATGTGCGGCCGGCCGCGGGACAGCGAGTCCAGGATCGCCGGCGACACGTCCGCGCCGTACACGGTGAAGCCCTTCTCGGCGAGGGCGGCGGTGAGCGTGAGGCCCACGTAGCCGAGGCCCACGACCCCGATCTTGCTTGGCATTGCGTTGTGCTCCTCTCGGATGTGAGCGGTCAGCCGCAGATCGCGGCGGGCCGGTCGAGATCGCGTACGGTGACCGTGCCGGCGAAGCGTTCGGCCCGGTAGCGGCCGCAGGCGGACGACACCGCGTCCCTGCGGACCGCGTAGTCGACGGCGAGCACGAACTTGCCCGCGTCGCGCAGTGCCCGGGTGTTCGCCAGGTTCTCCGTGCACCAGTCCTCGGTGCACGGTTCGTCGGTGGCCAGGTAGAACAGCTCCTCCATCGCGATCCCGTCGATGGCGGCCGTGTAGCCGGGGTGTTCGCGCAGCTCCGGCGAGTTCTGCGGGACGATGAGGAAGCCGGGCTTGCGCTCCTTCGCGTACTTGCTGATCCGCACGATCAGGTTCGTCATCTCCCGGCCGAGCGCGTCCCGGTCCTTGCCCTGTGCGGCGCCGAGGTCGATCTCCTCGTACGCGAGCGGGGTGTCCAGGTAGACGCCGTCGAACCCGGCCGCGATGGCCTGGTCGACGCGCGGCTTGACCACCCGGTCCCACCAGCGCGGGTCCCAGTAGCGCACGAAGTACTCGCCGGGCCAGTCGCCCCACTCGTTGGCGAACATCTCCGGTGCGTCCTTGCGCAGGCCCGGGTACTCCGGCCGGAAGTCCTCGAGGCTGCCGATCTCGAAGTAGGACAGCACCCGCTTGCCGGTCCTCTGCACCGCGCCGATCTCGTCCTTGCGGAAGAAGTCGCGGTGCGCGTCCCGAGCAAGATCGATGACCACCATCTGGTACGGCCCGGCCGCCAGCTGCTGCAGGCCGCCCGACGGATAGTCCTGCAACTGGTACGCCCAGGTGGTGATCTTCCCCGGAGCGGGCGGCGGAGGAACGGCGGTGGCCGACGGGGACGGCGAGGGCGAGCCGGGCGGCGCCGACCCGGCACCCGCGTCCGAGGACGGCCCGGCCGAGCCGGAAGCGGCGGCCGACGGGGACGGGGACCCCTGGGACAGGTCAGGCGGGGTGGTGCGGGGACCCTCGGCAACGAGCCCCCACACCCCGGCCACGAGCAGCACCAGGACCACGGCCGTGACCGGGATCCACCAGCGCCGCCGCCACCATGCCTGGTTCACCGGCGCTCCCCGGCGTTCCAGACGTCCTTGATCGTCGTTTCCAGATCTCGCACCGGCGTCCATCCCAGTTCGTTGCGTGCGCGGCTCACGTCCGCGCGGATCCATGTCACCGCCGCAGACCGGGACGGGCCGGCCCCGGCCTCGCGGATCGTCCCGGTCCAGCCGGCCTCGGCCGCGAGCAGCCCGACCGCCTCCCGCGCGGTCACCGCCCGGCCGCTGCCCGCGTTGTAGACCCGGCTCGGCACGTCCCGGGCCAGCACCACGGTGGCGACCAGCGCGGCCAGGTCCCGTACGTCCACGAAGTCGCGGTGCGCGCCGAGCGGGCCGAGCTGGATCTCACCGGTGCCGCCGGCCAGCGCGGCCCGGATGCGCGCGGCGGCGCGGCCGAGCAGCGTCTCCTCGCTCATCCCGGGCCCGATCGGGTTGAACACGCGCAGTGAGACCGCGTCCAGCCCGTCAGCGATCGTGAACAGCCGGGTGCCGGCGACGTGGCTGACGCCGTACGCGCCGACCGGCAGCAACGGGTCGTCCTCGCGCACCGACCGGCCGGGCTCGACCACGCCGTACTCACCGGCCGAGCCCATCCGCACCAGCCGCGCTCGCGGTGCCGCGGCCGCGGACGCCTCCAGCAGCTTCGACGCGACCAGCGTGTTCGCGGCCAGCAGTTCGGTGGCGGTGCCGCCGAGCGCGCCCACGCAGCTGACGATCGCGTCCGGCGCGGTTGCGCGCAGCAGTGCGGTCAGCCCGTCCACGCCGCCGGCGACCAGATCGTGTTGCGCACGGCCGGGCGTGACCACCTCGGCGACGCGCGGGTCCGCGGCGAGCACGGATCGCACGTGCCCGCCGATGAACCCGGACGCGCCGAAGAGGAGAACCCGGGTCACACCGGCTCCCCGGTGACCGCGTCCGGCTTCGGCGACAGGATCGCCTCCGGCGTGGGCGGCACGACGATCCGCTCGCGCAGCAGGATCGGCTTCAGCTCCGCGAAGTTCCGGTTCGCCTCGTCGTAGTCCTCGGGGCGGCCGATGTCCAGCCAGAAGCCCTCGAACGGGTAGATCGCCGCGTGCTCGTTCTTCGCCAGCAGGTCCAGGACCAGCTGGTCGAAACCGAACGGCTGACCGGCCGGGTACGGCGCGATCGTCTTCCGGGACATGCCGTAGACGCCCATGCTGACCGAGTACGTCAGCGACGGCTTCTCCCGGAAACCGGTGATCCGCCCGTCCGCGTTGTCCAGCACGCCGAAGTCGATCCGGTGCACCCGCTCGGACGTGGCCACGGTGACCGCCGCACCGGAGTCCGCGTGCGTGCGCAGCAGGTGCCCGTAGTCCAGGTCGGTGAGCACGTCGCCGTTCATCACCAGGAACTCGTCCGGCAGGCTGTCCTTCAGCCCGAACAGCGGTCCCACCGTGTTGAGCGGCTTCTCCTCCTCCACGTAGTCGATCGTCAGTCCCCACTCGCTGCCGTCGCCGACGAAGGCGCGGATCAGCGGGCCGAGATGGTTGATCGCGAGGGTCACCGAGGTGAACCCGCACGAGGCGAGCTGCTCCAGCACGATCTGCAGGATCGAGTGGCTGTCCCCGATGGGCATCAGGGGTTTCGGCAGGGCCGTCGTGTACGGACGGAGCCGCACACCCTTGCCCCCGGCGAGGATCACCGCGTGCATCCAGACCTCCCCACGGTCGGTTGAGCTCGTGTCTTACCGGTAGTGCCGGGCCTGCCCGATGACCGGGACCAGGCCTGCGGCGAAGAGACCGAGCAGCGCGAGGACGCTGCCCAGGTAGAGCGAGGTGTCCAGGACCGGCCCGGCGCGCAGCACCGCGGCGGGCACCAGGTGCAGCGCGACGGCCACGGTCATGGTCGCGCACAGCCAGCCGAAGCGCGCCCTCCCGGCCAGCAGGAACGCCAGGTAGTACGCACCGGCCAGCGTCACGTGCGCGGCCGTCATCAGCACGCCGGCCGCGGTGAGCAGGCCGGTCAGCTCCAGGCAGATCAGCAGCAGCAGCGCGGCCACGGCCGGCACCGCGAGGCAGGTCAGTACCTCACGGGCGATCGCCCGCCAGACACCGGCGACGAACGCGGCCGGCCGGTGCACCCGCCGGGTCAGCGCCACGGTCTCGGCCCAGAACCGGTTCGCCCGCCACTCCACCAGCCCCATGCACAGGATCAGCGGTACCGCCGCGACCGCGACGTCCAGCCGGCCGAGCAGGTACGGCGCCTGCGCGTGGAACAGCAGCGCGGCCGAGGCCAGGCCGTACCCGGTGACGCCGATGATCGCGCGGCGCTCCGGGCGCAGCGACGCCAGCAGCGGCGGCTCCGGCCGGGTCTGCTCGCCGGACCGGCGGGTGGTCGCCATCAGGCCGAGCGCGTACGCGGCCGCGACGCCGAGCACGGTCACCGCGACCGATGCCAGCCGCAGCCCGGCACCGCCGAGGCTCAGGTAGAGCGCGCCGAGCACGAACGCGGGCACCATGGACAGCGCCAGCCACAGCTCCCGGCGGTAGAAGACCAGGAGCGTCGAGGCCATCTGGTACGCGAGCTGGCCGGTCATCATCGCGACCAGCTCCGGCCCGCCGCCCCAGCCGAACGCCACCACCACGCCGAGCAGCAGGCCCAGCGGTGGCCCGGCGACCGCGGACCAGAACAGGACCCGCGCGGCCGAGCGGTCCCGGCCCAGACCCAGCATGCGGTACGCCGCGTGCGCGGCCGTGCCGGACAGCACCCAGCCGAGCGTGCCGGCCGCGACCAGCCCGATGACCAGCGCGCGCAGCCCCACCATGGCCAGCACGGCCGGGAACGCGGCGGACGGCAGCACGTAGAGCGGGCCGTGCGCGAGCGTGCGCAGCGCGTCCTTGCGGCCCTGGGTGAGCACGACCGGGTTCGGCTCGTCCGGCACCACCGGCGACGGCGGGCCCATCCGCTTGTAGACCTCGAGTGCGAGCGCGAACACGTCGGTGTAGCCGTACTCCACCCGGGCCGCGCGGTCGGTGTGCCCGTCCGACTCCAGCAGCGCCGCGACCTGCAGCGCGTCCACCGCCTTGCCGAGCTTCGGCCGTACCTTCTCGACCAGGTCGTCGATCGGGTCGGTGGAGATCCTCGGCAGCAGTACCGTGATGTCGGTGGCGGGTGCCCGGTCCTCGCTGGCCGCGCGGGCCGCGGCCATGATGCCGCCGCCGGCCGGGGACTTCCGTTTCCTGGTCGGGACCTCGTCGCCGACGTCACTGGAGAGCGTCATCGCGCCTCACCGTCCAGCTTGGTGGTGTCGTCGGAGTCGAGCGGGAACCGGGGCAGCAGCGTGGTCTCGTCCGTGCCGGCCGGTGCGCCGAACGCACGGGGCAGCACCGTGGTCTCGTCCGTGCCGGTCGTCTCCACGGCCTCGTCGACGACCGCGGTGACCGGGACCGGCGGCAGCGGAGGCCACGCCGGGCGTACCCCCGGATCTCTGCGCGGCACCGCCGCCATGCCCTTGCGGGCCCGCTGCTTCGGCACCGGTGCCACGCCGGGACGGGTGCGCTTCTCCGGCACCAGGACCCGGCCCTTGGTCTGGCCGCGCAGGTGGCGCGGGGGAGCGGTCTGCTCGGCCGGCTTCGCCAGGCCCTCGTAGACGTTGCGGTACGCCTCCAGCGAGCGGCGCAGCGTGAAGTGCTCCAGCACCCGGGCGCGGGCCGCGGCGCCCAGCCGCAGCCGCCGCTCCCGGTCCTTGAGCAGCGTGATCGCAGCCTCGGCCACCGCCTCGAAGTCACGCGGCGCGACCACGATGCCGGTGTCCGCGACCGCTTCCGCAACGCCGCCGACGTTCGTGCAGACCGTGGGCCGGCCGCACGCCATCGCCTCCACCACGGTGTACGGGAAGCCCTCGGAGATGCTGGTCAGCGCCACGATGTTGCCCGCGTGGTACGCCTCGACCGCGTTGCCGACCCGGCCCTCCAGCGTGGCGCAGTCGCTGAGCCCCAGCTCGTCGATCAGCTCCTGGCAGGAGGCGTGGTAGACGCGGTTCGCGACCGGCGTGCCGCCGAAGATGCGCAGCCGGGCGTCCGGTATCTCCTTGCGGACGATCGCGAACGCGCGGATCAGCGTGTGCAGGTCCTTGAGCGGGTCGACCCGGCCCATGAACGAGATGGTCGGCGCGTCCGGCTCACCGGTCGCGGCCGGGAACTCGTCCGGCTCGACGCCGTTGTACATCGTCCACATGCGCTCCGGGTCCGCGCCGTTGTGCAGCTGCCAGCGCCGGTTGTACGCGGAGTGCGGCGCCAGCACGTCGGAGATCAGGTAGGCCGCGCCGGCGAGCGACCGGAAGAAGCTGAGCACCAGCACCCGGACCGCGTGCGGTGCGCCGTCGTGCAGGTACGCGATGTACCGCTCGCGCAGGTAGATGCCGTGCTCGGACATGACGATCGGCGTGCCGTACGCCCACTTCGACGCCATCCCGGTCAGCGTGGCCAGCCCGTTCATCGAGGCGTGCACGATGTCGGCCCGCACCGGCGGAGCGGACAGCGGGCGCATCATGTGCGAGATCAGCCAGGCAGCCTCCAGCGCGTCCGCGACCGTGGGCGCCGGCCCGGTCTCGTCGACGCGCAGCACGGACCATGCCTCCAGCATCATGTCCAGCGCCTCGTTGGAGACCAGTGCGGCGCTCAGGTCGCCGCCGTCGCTGGCGTACTCGAACAGGCCGCGCAGCGCCAGCAGGAACATGCTGCGGTTGACCGCGCCCTCCTCGGAGCGGGTCGACTCCAGCGGCGTCACCAGTGCGCGCAGGAACACCTCGTACGACTCGACGAAGCCGGCGCCGGGCCGGCGGACCGGCACGAGCGCCCGGCCGAGGGGGCGGCGGCGCTCCGGCCGCGCGCCCCACAGCGGGATGTTGTGCACCCGGTCCAGGTTCTCCGGGTAGGCGAACGCCGGCTTCTCGGTGCCGTCGACGGTGAGCGCGACGACCTCCCACCGGTAGTCGGGCATGCCGCGGATGAGTTGCTCGCACCAGACGCTGACGCCACCCATCGCATAGGGGTAGGTGCCTTCCGACACCAGCGCGATCCTCATCCGCGGCCCCCGATTCCTCTCGCCTTGTTCCGTTTTTCTCGGTGGTGCCGGGGTTACAGCCGCGGCGCGGCGGCGACGACGACCGGCGTGCCGTTCGCCGCGACCGTGACCGGCGCGGTGACCGCGGTGCCGTAGGTGGTGGCGTTCGTGACCGTGGTGGCCACGCCGCCGACCTGGACGGTGCCGCCGTTCGGGACCGAGACCGTGATGGTCCCGGCGACCCGGTCGTAGACCGCGCTGGCGTTGGCGCTCAGCGCCGCGAAGTGCGCGTTCCGGGCGTCGGTGTAGGACGCGATCCCGGTCCACGACGAGTTGATCAGCGGCACGTTGAACGTGGCCTCGTACTTGTCCAGGATGGTGTCGACCCAGTCGGTGACCAGCGTGTTGCCGCTGCCGTAGTCACGCACGTTCGCGATGTGGAACGTGTGCGAGTAGATCGAGCCGGTGGCGACGTGCTGGAAGCCGATGACGCCAGCCTCGTAGTCGAGGATCTGCTGGTACGTCCGGTTGGTCGGCCAGTACGGGAACAGGCCGTTCGGGCCGTAGAAGGAGTTGTAGAAGTGCGTCTCCTCCGGCGGCGTGGTGGTGTGGTACGCGATGTTCGTCGGCCAGTCCGGCACCACCTTGATGCTGTTCTTCAGCGGGTGCACGATGCTGGTGTTGAAGTTCGCCGGCTTGTGGCTGTTGAACGACATGTTGCCGTGCACGTGCGTGACCCCGGCGAACGCGGCCGCGTCCAGGAACGCCTGGTTCGAGCCGGTCAGGCCGTAGTCGGTGGGCGGGCTGGTGTCGTCGTCCGGGTTCGGGTTGTAGACGCCCAGACCGGAGTACTCCGGCGTCTTGAGGATCGTCGCCGGCACGTTCAGCCCGATGTTCGCACCGCGGGTGGCGTTGTCCTGGATCTCGAACAGCGAGGTGTTGTAGTCGGTGTGGTTCAGCTCCGGGTGGTTCGTGGTGTGGTTGATCCACCGGAAGCTGTCCTTGAGGCACTTCGTGGTCGAGGTGAGCGTGGTCTCGTCACCGTTCGGGTAACAGGTGTCACCGGCGAACGTGTCGATGTCCGCGCCGTTGTAGGCCAGGTTGAACCTGAAGTCGCCGACCTTCGGGTGCGCGGTGCTCAGCGCGGTCTGCTGCGCGGCCAGGTTGACCGTGTCGTGGCCGCTGACCCGGAAACCGGGGTCGTACTCGACGGTGCCGTCCTCCTTGTAGTGGTCCGCGCTGTTGAACCAGTCGTCGATGTCGACGTTCAGGTGATGCTTGCGCTCGCCGAAGAACAGGCCCTTGGTCGCCCACTCGAACAGGCCGTAGACCAGCAGGTCGGACTGGATCAGGTTGACGTTCGAGGTGAACGTCAGCGCGATCTTCTCCCGGCCGCTGGTGGTCGCCTTGACCGCGAGCACGTTGCCGGTCGCGTCCTGCAGCAGCGCCTGGCCGTTGCAGCCGGCGACGAGCGAGGTCTTGTAGACCCACGACTCCTGGACCGGGATCTGCGCCGACGGGTTCAGGTAGTCGAACACGCCCGCGCCCGCGCTGGTCAGCGACGCCGGGAGCACCGTGCCGCCGGTGACGCCGCCCTCGGAGACGCCGTTCAGGCAGTACGTCTCCGGCCAGGTGCCGTAGCTGGTGTAGAGCGCGGCCTGCCGGACGCCGAAGTTCAGCTCGTAGTTCCAGAGCAGGTTCCACTCGGTGGCGTCGAGCGCCGACGAGAAGCTCGGCAGCAGCAGCATGCTGTTGGTCAGCAGGATCGCGTTGTAGTTGCCGACCGACCCGGTGGTCAGCGTGGCGGTGGTGATGGTCGTGGTCGCCGCGTCGAGCACGTCGTACTTGGCGCCGACCCGGTCCAGCGTGGCCTTCCAGGTCGCGATGCCGAAGTCGTCGGTGCCGACGCCGATGATCAGCGCCTTCAGCGAGACCTGGTCGTTGACCAGCGCGGCGCGGGCGGCGGAGCCGGCCTTCGGCGCGACCTGCGGGATGCTGCCCGAGCGCTTCGGCAGCGGGCCCGGCACCTGGATCGCCGGTGTGTCGACCTGGCCGTAGCCGGGGACGGCCGGCGGCTGGGCGCCGGGCGCGGCCGGGAGCTGTGCGCTGCCCGGCGTCTGGCCGCCGAGCACGACCGCGAGCGCGGTCAGCCCGGCGAGTGCGATGCGCGCCGCGGCACGGCGGCGCGAGGGTCCGGTGAGGACCATGTGGTGAACCTCCGATGAGGAGCCGATTGAGGAGTCCATCCAGGACTGTCCGGCCTGGCCGGGCCCGGGACGGCGGTGCCCGGCGAAAACAATGGAGAACGCTAGCAATGATCGCAAGGGGCCTTCGGGCCGCGAATTGCACATTGACGCAGGCTCGCACGAGTGGTAGCGGAAAACGGCCGAAAAATCGTTTGCAGACATCGAGATCAATCCAGGTCTCTATGAAAGCGAGCCCTGTTCACGGCCCTGACGTGCGCTTTTCCGGGTGGCTGCGTAACGGTCGCCTAACACTTCGGACACGCGCGGCATGCAACTCCCGGTGCATGCGGCGGCCGGAGCGCCTCCGCCAAACGTCGCTAGATCGCTACGCAGAGCGTTCGCCGTGCCCGCACGGAGTGACGAAAACGACCGTCCGGGTCGCCAACCTAGTCCGTACGGTGGATGACCGAGTAGTCCGGACGGTCAGCCATGCTGCGGCACGCGTGAATCGGGCACAACCGGGCTTGATCATCCCATGTGGAGCTATCGGGTCTTGTCGTCCAAATGGCACGCCGATGCTCGGTCGGAAATGGGCTGACCTCGGTAATCGTGGGAAACCGCGGGGGGCTGGTCCTCGACATTGAAACGGGCGTGTTGCCGGGAATTCATCGCGCAGACGCCCAATGGTGCGCGATCGCGAATCCGGGCGCCATTTCCGGAGAAAAGTGCGGTCGGATATCCGGCACTACTGGTGGGGCGGCCGGGATGGGACTATTGTGCTTCCCTCGCGGTCAGCGAGCTCGGCCAACGGCACCTACCTCAACGATCCGGCGAGCGCCGCGATCCCGCCCGAGATCCCGGTGCCGCTGCGCGCGGGCGACCGTGTCTACGTTGGAGCGTGGAGCTCAGGTCCACGATGGACCAGGTGCCGCGCTCGCGCAGCAGCAGCGCGTGGGTGTGCGAGACGCCGGGGTCCTCCGGCGGACCGGTCAGGTCGATGTCCGGGTGGATGCCGCGGGACCGGCTGCGGCGGCCGATCAGCAGCCGCTCGCCGGTCAGCGGAAAACGGCGCTCCGCGGCGAAGCGCGGGAATACCATGCCACCCGCGTCCGCCCCGCCCTGCGCGACGACACCGTCGAAGTAGGCCCGGTCCGCACCCACCACGATTTCCAGCCGCCCGGCCTCTGCCTCTGACCCGGCGCCCGCCTCGGTGCCTGCAGCGGCTGCTTCAGCGGTCCTGGAGCGCGCTCGCATGCCGGGGCCCGGTTGTGCGGCTGCGTTCGGCTGCGCGGCCGCGTTCGGCTGGGCGCCGGGGCCTGGCTGGGCGTCGCGGCCGCCGGCCGCGCCATGGCCGCCGGCCACGCCGGGTGCCGGCGAGCCCGGCGACACCGGCGGCGCCAGGACGAAGTCATACCCGTCCACCTCGCAGAACCGCCCACCCTGCGGCGTACCGCACCGCGGCACCCGGCCGGCACCCGCCGAGTCACCTCCGGGTCCGGACTGGCCGGGGGACCACCGGCACCACCGGATCCTCCCGAACTCCCACCGCCGGCGAATCCCGCGCCACGCCGTGCATCGGCGCACCGCACGTGTCGCAGTAGTCGTGCGTCCCGGAGTCGTGGCCTTTCGGGCAGGTCGCCGTCGTCATGGCCGTCCTCGGCCCTCTCGCCGCACCCGGACCGTCTTCGTGGACCGGACGTTGATGATCTCGACGTTCTCGCCGGTTTCCCGCCGCTTCAGCCGTACCGTGCCGGTCCGCGCGTCCTCCACGTCGACCACCCGGGCCAGCAGCCTCGCGGTGTCCGTGTGCCCGGTCTCCGCGGCCAGCTGCACCGCGCGGCCCAGCTTCGCGGTCGCGGTCTCCTCGTCGCCCGCGTCTCGGGCCCGCAGCCCCTCCTGGATCG
This genomic interval carries:
- a CDS encoding nucleotide sugar dehydrogenase; the protein is MPSKIGVVGLGYVGLTLTAALAEKGFTVYGADVSPAILDSLSRGRPHIFEPGIDDIFANRIGKDIFVSTELPSDVEVAVISVSTPVDDITRRPNLANLAAAARGVAASCRPGTLVVVRSTVPVGTSRNVVLPELQAAWGDDVKLVMAPERTIQGQALRELVELPQVIGGLDDASLAAGVEFFSGLAQTIQTVSGLETAELVKLTNNCHTDLIYSFGNEIALIAERHGLDPLEVIRATNVDYPRPDIAKPGYVGGGCLSKDPYILIDSAGDRPPFLVGKARELNEYLPIHVGETIVKMLKEARGRSLGARLAVLGWAYKGWPATDDMRGTPIATMMRVFSAAGVTVIGHDPLVSDDVIRQYGGEPVSLDKAFTDADAVLIINDHPDYRAIRIPEILGGAQPAFIYDSWRVLDESAVRAAGIRYAGLGYLPSAPEAVSA
- a CDS encoding endo alpha-1,4 polygalactosaminidase, which produces MNQAWWRRRWWIPVTAVVLVLLVAGVWGLVAEGPRTTPPDLSQGSPSPSAAASGSAGPSSDAGAGSAPPGSPSPSPSATAVPPPPAPGKITTWAYQLQDYPSGGLQQLAAGPYQMVVIDLARDAHRDFFRKDEIGAVQRTGKRVLSYFEIGSLEDFRPEYPGLRKDAPEMFANEWGDWPGEYFVRYWDPRWWDRVVKPRVDQAIAAGFDGVYLDTPLAYEEIDLGAAQGKDRDALGREMTNLIVRISKYAKERKPGFLIVPQNSPELREHPGYTAAIDGIAMEELFYLATDEPCTEDWCTENLANTRALRDAGKFVLAVDYAVRRDAVSSACGRYRAERFAGTVTVRDLDRPAAICG
- a CDS encoding NAD-dependent epimerase/dehydratase family protein produces the protein MTRVLLFGASGFIGGHVRSVLAADPRVAEVVTPGRAQHDLVAGGVDGLTALLRATAPDAIVSCVGALGGTATELLAANTLVASKLLEASAAAAPRARLVRMGSAGEYGVVEPGRSVREDDPLLPVGAYGVSHVAGTRLFTIADGLDAVSLRVFNPIGPGMSEETLLGRAAARIRAALAGGTGEIQLGPLGAHRDFVDVRDLAALVATVVLARDVPSRVYNAGSGRAVTAREAVGLLAAEAGWTGTIREAGAGPSRSAAVTWIRADVSRARNELGWTPVRDLETTIKDVWNAGERR
- a CDS encoding sugar phosphate nucleotidyltransferase yields the protein MHAVILAGGKGVRLRPYTTALPKPLMPIGDSHSILQIVLEQLASCGFTSVTLAINHLGPLIRAFVGDGSEWGLTIDYVEEEKPLNTVGPLFGLKDSLPDEFLVMNGDVLTDLDYGHLLRTHADSGAAVTVATSERVHRIDFGVLDNADGRITGFREKPSLTYSVSMGVYGMSRKTIAPYPAGQPFGFDQLVLDLLAKNEHAAIYPFEGFWLDIGRPEDYDEANRNFAELKPILLRERIVVPPTPEAILSPKPDAVTGEPV
- the pelF gene encoding GT4 family glycosyltransferase PelF encodes the protein MRIALVSEGTYPYAMGGVSVWCEQLIRGMPDYRWEVVALTVDGTEKPAFAYPENLDRVHNIPLWGARPERRRPLGRALVPVRRPGAGFVESYEVFLRALVTPLESTRSEEGAVNRSMFLLALRGLFEYASDGGDLSAALVSNEALDMMLEAWSVLRVDETGPAPTVADALEAAWLISHMMRPLSAPPVRADIVHASMNGLATLTGMASKWAYGTPIVMSEHGIYLRERYIAYLHDGAPHAVRVLVLSFFRSLAGAAYLISDVLAPHSAYNRRWQLHNGADPERMWTMYNGVEPDEFPAATGEPDAPTISFMGRVDPLKDLHTLIRAFAIVRKEIPDARLRIFGGTPVANRVYHASCQELIDELGLSDCATLEGRVGNAVEAYHAGNIVALTSISEGFPYTVVEAMACGRPTVCTNVGGVAEAVADTGIVVAPRDFEAVAEAAITLLKDRERRLRLGAAARARVLEHFTLRRSLEAYRNVYEGLAKPAEQTAPPRHLRGQTKGRVLVPEKRTRPGVAPVPKQRARKGMAAVPRRDPGVRPAWPPLPPVPVTAVVDEAVETTGTDETTVLPRAFGAPAGTDETTLLPRFPLDSDDTTKLDGEAR
- a CDS encoding Agd3-related carbohydrate-binding protein, producing the protein MVLTGPSRRRAAARIALAGLTALAVVLGGQTPGSAQLPAAPGAQPPAVPGYGQVDTPAIQVPGPLPKRSGSIPQVAPKAGSAARAALVNDQVSLKALIIGVGTDDFGIATWKATLDRVGAKYDVLDAATTTITTATLTTGSVGNYNAILLTNSMLLLPSFSSALDATEWNLLWNYELNFGVRQAALYTSYGTWPETYCLNGVSEGGVTGGTVLPASLTSAGAGVFDYLNPSAQIPVQESWVYKTSLVAGCNGQALLQDATGNVLAVKATTSGREKIALTFTSNVNLIQSDLLVYGLFEWATKGLFFGERKHHLNVDIDDWFNSADHYKEDGTVEYDPGFRVSGHDTVNLAAQQTALSTAHPKVGDFRFNLAYNGADIDTFAGDTCYPNGDETTLTSTTKCLKDSFRWINHTTNHPELNHTDYNTSLFEIQDNATRGANIGLNVPATILKTPEYSGLGVYNPNPDDDTSPPTDYGLTGSNQAFLDAAAFAGVTHVHGNMSFNSHKPANFNTSIVHPLKNSIKVVPDWPTNIAYHTTTPPEETHFYNSFYGPNGLFPYWPTNRTYQQILDYEAGVIGFQHVATGSIYSHTFHIANVRDYGSGNTLVTDWVDTILDKYEATFNVPLINSSWTGIASYTDARNAHFAALSANASAVYDRVAGTITVSVPNGGTVQVGGVATTVTNATTYGTAVTAPVTVAANGTPVVVAAAPRL
- a CDS encoding FHA domain-containing protein; its protein translation is MDGYDFVLAPPVSPGSPAPGVAGGHGAAGGRDAQPGPGAQPNAAAQPNAAAQPGPGMRARSRTAEAAAAGTEAGAGSEAEAGRLEIVVGADRAYFDGVVAQGGADAGGMVFPRFAAERRFPLTGERLLIGRRSRSRGIHPDIDLTGPPEDPGVSHTHALLLRERGTWSIVDLSSTLQRRHGRPRAAAPGSRAGSRRSPDR